Within the Thermostichus vulcanus str. 'Rupite' genome, the region GACCAATGAATTCGAAGCGGGGGAAGGGATCCGGTCCTCCAGCGAGGGATCCCTGGAGGCAACAGAACGGAGGGTAGAGGCTTCCTGCACTGGAGCAGTTTGTGAATTGAGGCCGGGGAAGGAGCCAAAGCCTGACCGGATTTGCCACAACCCTCCCAACGTGAGCACTCCTGAGGCCGCCAGTACTCCCCCCAGCCATGCGGGTGGAACTTGAAGCCGCGCCCGTAGAGAGGGGCGGGAACGAGGTGGGGTGGTGGGCTCCTGCAAGGGATCCCAGGCGGCAGGAGCAGGATTGGGCAAGATTTCGGTATTGGCGGTGGGGAGAGCCAATTCTGGCAAAGCCTGTAGCGCTTCTAGGGCTTCGACCGCTGACGAGAACCGTTGCCGCCAGTCACAACACAGCATGCGATCCAGAAAGGCCGTGAATGGGGCACTGGCTGAGGCCAGATCATGCCAACGCAGTTCGCCCGTCAAGGGATCCCGAAAGACCTTCTGGGGTGGGAGCCCAGACAGGGCTTGTAAGGCGATCAACCCCAGCGCGTACAGATCGCTGCTCAAGCGCGGATTGCCTCCCAACTGTTCGCTGGGCATATAACCAGGCGAGCCGATGCCGATGGTGTAATTGCTGGATCCCCGTGAAGATTCGGCTTGGGCCGGCAGACCGAGGGTGACTTGCTTCACAGCGCCAAAGTCAATCAGTACCCAGCGCCCATCCGTCTGTCGGCGGATCAAGTTGGCGGGCTTAAGATTGCGGTGGGTCACCCCCTGTTGGTGAACAAAAGCCAACGTTTGCAGAATATCCTTCAGCAACGCGCGCACCTCGACTTCTGGCCAAGGGGATCTGTTCTGTAAAGCCTGCTCTAGGGTGTCTCCCTCGATCCACTCCTCCACCAGGTAAAACTCCGCCCCTTCCTCAAAGTAGGCCAATAAACAGGGGATGCAATCGTGGGATCCCAGCTGCTCGAGAATCTTAGCTTCCTGCTGAAACAGGCGCCGGGTCACTGTCAGGACTTCTGGATCGCTAGAGTGGGGCCTGAGGTGCTTCACTACCACCCAGGGCTGCCCCGGTCGATGGCTGTCTTGGGCCAGATAGGTTTGCCCGAAGCCGCTGGATCCCAGTTCTTGATTTAGCTGATAGCGGCCACCGAGGGTGTGTCCCTCCATAAGAACTCCAGTCGAGTGTGGCCCCATCCTCTGGCAGGATACGGCTCCATCAGACTGATCATGCCATAGGAGCGGATCCGAGAAAATGGGCACAACAGAAAGGGGGGTTACCGATCTGCCGCAGACTGTCCTGGGGGATCTTCTCGAGTTGGCTCCTCCGCCAGCAAAATAAAATAGACATTTTCCAAGCCTTT harbors:
- a CDS encoding serine/threonine-protein kinase produces the protein MEGHTLGGRYQLNQELGSSGFGQTYLAQDSHRPGQPWVVVKHLRPHSSDPEVLTVTRRLFQQEAKILEQLGSHDCIPCLLAYFEEGAEFYLVEEWIEGDTLEQALQNRSPWPEVEVRALLKDILQTLAFVHQQGVTHRNLKPANLIRRQTDGRWVLIDFGAVKQVTLGLPAQAESSRGSSNYTIGIGSPGYMPSEQLGGNPRLSSDLYALGLIALQALSGLPPQKVFRDPLTGELRWHDLASASAPFTAFLDRMLCCDWRQRFSSAVEALEALQALPELALPTANTEILPNPAPAAWDPLQEPTTPPRSRPSLRARLQVPPAWLGGVLAASGVLTLGGLWQIRSGFGSFPGLNSQTAPVQEASTLRSVASRDPSLEDRIPSPASNSLVLSPGRWANALRLQATLEGPAAITALAISPDGTRLASGGDDGLVKLWDPHTGERLETLVGHEGSIETLAISPDGTFLVSAGADRTVRVWDLNTLSERLQLQGHTELINSLAISPDSRWIASGSADRTIRLWQADSGQLLRTIDATAHEKEAETGVTSVTFGPGRTPPTRVATRRDAPEDRIPLAPTAVILAAAHADPTIHLWDPVSGTLLDTLEADYPVEQVLLSQDGRYLLSGSANGVSIWNLSTGSLERKLSQNFASLATLTLSPDGRLIASGTDHRAKEIKLWDLRTGELLRTLGGHTWTVSALLFSPDGQTLFSGGVDGSIRIWGPTVAEPAEDEP